The following proteins are encoded in a genomic region of Phycisphaerales bacterium AB-hyl4:
- a CDS encoding sulfite reductase subunit alpha: protein MMRQVPTIPDNAPFNAAQRAWLNGFFAGLAGEGAASDAGATSVAPAEQAAAAQTWRDVDDEDVEYDWHDPAMPMDERMKLAADKPLELRLMAAMAQLDCGSCGYLCRSYAKALADGDDGDMGKCVPGGKQTARMIKQIMKDAGDEAPGAKGDAAGNVTGNGQVEVRSQGKAIVDEDGRPKYGRDHPFPAPTLAVRTLTGETSAKDVRFVSLSIAGSGMSYKAGDSLGVFPKNCYESVDALVRLTGFGGGELVPLPDGRVMTFREALIEWCDIDNPSDELYELLASHASSDEAKLLKQASEGLAVDGLVDEARVIDVMARFRSARPSPVKLVEALDRLQPRLYSIASSPRRYPDEIHLCVGVVRYMQAGRRRKGVASTFLAERLASYEPVPAYVQGSHGFAPPSEGERDVIMVGPGTGIAPFRAFLQEREATQAKGRNWLVFGDQHSASDFLFKDELEQYRDAGVLTRLSTAFSRDQDEKIYVQHRMLEHGAEMWQWLDGGACFYVCGDATRMAGDVDAALHAIIAEHGRMSEAEAKAYVKRMTDDRRYLRDVY, encoded by the coding sequence ATGATGCGACAGGTTCCGACGATTCCAGATAACGCGCCGTTTAATGCGGCGCAGCGCGCCTGGCTTAATGGGTTTTTTGCGGGGCTTGCGGGTGAGGGGGCGGCGAGCGACGCGGGGGCGACGTCGGTTGCGCCTGCCGAACAGGCAGCGGCGGCGCAGACGTGGCGGGATGTGGATGATGAAGATGTTGAGTATGACTGGCATGACCCGGCGATGCCGATGGACGAGCGGATGAAGCTGGCGGCGGACAAGCCGTTGGAGTTGCGGCTGATGGCGGCGATGGCGCAGCTGGATTGCGGGTCGTGTGGCTACTTGTGTCGCAGTTATGCGAAAGCACTGGCAGACGGCGATGACGGTGACATGGGCAAGTGCGTACCGGGTGGCAAGCAGACGGCGCGGATGATCAAACAGATCATGAAAGACGCTGGCGACGAAGCACCTGGCGCGAAAGGCGATGCTGCGGGTAACGTTACGGGCAACGGGCAGGTCGAAGTGCGCAGCCAAGGCAAGGCGATTGTCGATGAGGATGGTCGGCCGAAATATGGCCGGGACCATCCGTTTCCCGCGCCGACGCTTGCGGTGCGAACGCTCACGGGTGAGACGTCGGCGAAAGATGTGCGGTTCGTCTCGCTGAGCATCGCGGGCAGCGGCATGAGCTACAAGGCGGGGGATAGCCTCGGCGTGTTCCCGAAGAATTGTTATGAGTCGGTCGATGCACTGGTACGGCTGACGGGCTTCGGCGGCGGTGAACTCGTGCCGCTGCCCGACGGGCGGGTGATGACGTTTCGCGAAGCGCTCATCGAGTGGTGCGATATCGACAACCCCTCGGATGAGTTGTATGAACTGCTGGCGTCGCATGCGTCGAGCGATGAGGCGAAGCTGCTGAAGCAGGCGAGTGAGGGGTTGGCGGTGGACGGGTTGGTGGACGAGGCGCGGGTGATTGATGTGATGGCGCGGTTTCGTTCGGCGCGGCCGTCGCCGGTGAAGCTGGTTGAGGCGCTGGACCGATTGCAGCCGCGTCTGTATTCGATCGCGTCTTCGCCGAGGCGGTATCCGGATGAGATTCATCTTTGCGTCGGCGTTGTGCGGTATATGCAGGCCGGCCGACGGCGAAAGGGTGTGGCGAGCACGTTCCTGGCGGAGCGGTTGGCGAGCTACGAACCCGTGCCGGCGTATGTGCAGGGTTCGCACGGCTTCGCGCCGCCGAGCGAGGGTGAGCGGGATGTGATCATGGTGGGGCCGGGCACGGGGATCGCGCCGTTTCGCGCGTTTTTACAGGAGCGTGAAGCCACGCAAGCGAAGGGGCGCAACTGGCTGGTGTTTGGCGATCAGCATAGTGCGTCGGACTTTCTGTTTAAAGATGAGCTGGAGCAATATCGCGACGCGGGCGTGCTCACACGGCTGAGCACGGCGTTTTCACGCGATCAGGATGAGAAGATCTACGTGCAGCATCGCATGCTTGAGCATGGCGCGGAGATGTGGCAGTGGCTCGACGGCGGAGCATGCTTTTATGTGTGTGGGGACGCGACGCGGATGGCTGGCGATGTCGATGCGGCGCTGCACGCGATCATCGCGGAGCATGGGCGAATGAGCGAGGCGGAGGCGAAGGCGTATGTGAAGCGGATGACCGATGATCGGCGGTATCTGCGCGATGTGTATTGA
- a CDS encoding Gfo/Idh/MocA family protein: protein MALKIAIAGLRHGHIMQVVKLAQDTQGVELIACGEDHEPTRTAMAEQVSITHDNVMQMIDEVDCDIVAIGDYYGRRGALAITALQRGRHVLSDKPLTTSLAELKQIADLAEASGLAVGCQLDMPELPNFVRLRELVQGGSLGRVHQIAFGGQHPLMYGTRPGWYFEPGKHGGTINDIAVHAIHLIPWMTGVEIDRVVAARTWNAFAEAVPHFKDSAQLMLRLSDGAGVVGDVSYAMPRELGYKLAQYWRFSVYGSEGMAETSATADHVTLVRHDDDKPQLLEGLAPKQPSYFESFLSEVRGEKDQAAITTADVLRTSAKALQIQAFADEQGDSAGQALGWPM, encoded by the coding sequence GTGGCTTTAAAAATAGCGATTGCCGGCCTGCGTCATGGCCACATCATGCAAGTGGTCAAGCTCGCACAAGACACCCAGGGCGTGGAACTGATCGCCTGCGGCGAGGACCACGAGCCAACGCGCACCGCGATGGCGGAGCAGGTTTCCATCACGCATGACAACGTGATGCAGATGATCGACGAGGTCGACTGCGATATCGTCGCGATCGGCGATTACTACGGTCGGCGAGGCGCACTGGCGATCACCGCGCTGCAGCGCGGCAGACATGTGCTCAGCGACAAGCCGTTGACCACGAGTCTGGCGGAGCTGAAGCAGATTGCCGACCTCGCCGAGGCGTCGGGCCTGGCGGTGGGTTGTCAGTTGGACATGCCGGAACTGCCGAATTTCGTTCGTCTGCGCGAGTTGGTGCAAGGCGGATCGCTCGGCCGAGTTCATCAGATCGCCTTCGGCGGCCAGCATCCGCTGATGTATGGCACGCGGCCGGGCTGGTACTTCGAGCCGGGCAAGCATGGCGGGACGATCAACGACATCGCGGTGCACGCGATCCACCTGATCCCGTGGATGACAGGCGTTGAGATTGATCGCGTGGTCGCGGCGCGAACGTGGAACGCGTTCGCCGAGGCGGTGCCGCATTTCAAAGATTCCGCGCAGCTGATGCTCCGCCTCTCGGACGGCGCGGGCGTCGTGGGTGATGTGTCGTACGCCATGCCGCGGGAACTGGGCTACAAGCTTGCCCAGTACTGGCGGTTCAGCGTGTACGGCAGCGAAGGCATGGCCGAGACCTCCGCCACGGCTGACCATGTGACGCTCGTCCGGCATGATGATGACAAGCCGCAGCTGCTTGAAGGGCTCGCGCCGAAGCAGCCAAGCTATTTTGAATCGTTCTTGAGCGAAGTGCGCGGCGAGAAGGATCAGGCTGCCATCACCACCGCGGACGTGTTGCGCACCTCGGCGAAGGCGCTTCAGATTCAGGCGTTCGCAGATGAACAAGGCGATAGCGCGGGGCAAGCCCTGGGCTGGCCGATGTGA
- the prmC gene encoding peptide chain release factor N(5)-glutamine methyltransferase, translating to MNRRTADSNWTTRRLLEWTAEHLKRHGVDSPRLSSEMLLSHVLGVQRLKLYMDPDRPASELERAAFRELVERASQHEPVDYLVGQSSFFSMMFKVSPAVLVPRPSTETVVEHVIQHARRTPGFHNATIADVCTGSGAIAVALAKHMPHARVIATDLYEDALAIARENAKRHDVSDRIEFRHGNLLDALGSDRVQYLVSNPPYISDEEWDAVAPNVKDYEPVHALRSGVDGLRDLRVLIAHAREHLARPGQVVFEIAASQKKAVLALAEEADGLTNAHVLADHEGLPRVLVADAR from the coding sequence ATGAATCGCCGGACTGCCGACTCAAACTGGACCACCCGTCGCCTGCTGGAATGGACGGCCGAGCATCTGAAACGGCACGGCGTGGACAGCCCCCGCCTGTCGTCGGAAATGCTGCTGTCGCATGTGCTCGGGGTGCAGCGGCTGAAGCTGTACATGGACCCGGACCGCCCGGCGAGCGAACTGGAGCGGGCGGCGTTTCGCGAGCTGGTCGAGCGGGCCAGCCAGCACGAGCCGGTCGATTACCTGGTGGGCCAGTCGTCGTTTTTTTCGATGATGTTCAAGGTCAGCCCGGCGGTGCTCGTGCCTCGGCCGAGCACGGAGACGGTGGTGGAGCATGTGATTCAGCACGCTCGACGGACGCCGGGCTTTCACAACGCGACCATCGCGGACGTGTGCACCGGCAGCGGCGCGATCGCGGTGGCACTGGCGAAGCACATGCCCCACGCGCGCGTGATTGCCACCGATCTATATGAAGACGCGCTGGCGATCGCGCGGGAGAACGCAAAGCGGCATGATGTGAGCGACCGGATCGAGTTTCGTCATGGCAATCTGCTTGATGCGTTGGGGTCGGATCGTGTGCAGTACCTGGTGAGCAACCCGCCTTACATCAGCGATGAGGAATGGGACGCGGTCGCGCCGAATGTGAAAGACTACGAGCCGGTGCACGCGCTGCGCAGCGGGGTGGATGGGCTGCGCGACCTGCGGGTGTTGATCGCTCACGCGCGGGAGCACCTCGCACGGCCAGGGCAGGTGGTGTTTGAAATCGCGGCGTCGCAGAAGAAGGCAGTGCTCGCGCTGGCGGAAGAAGCGGACGGGCTGACGAACGCGCATGTGCTGGCGGACCACGAGGGGCTGCCGCGTGTGCTGGTGGCCGACGCACGGTAG
- a CDS encoding VanZ family protein, giving the protein MSKPTNDEPSPWPPPGIGPWVLASMTLWSAVLLVKLYPFSFDSAGSGGEGLLSLSPRSGTTVLWQIAMFVPLGFVEAQLARRLLEGFSAATLMLVMLDAGLLSLVGETVQWWLPTRTSSVIDLAANMIGGVAGYLLCQHLNDWRNRG; this is encoded by the coding sequence GTGTCGAAGCCGACGAATGATGAGCCCTCGCCGTGGCCGCCGCCGGGCATCGGGCCCTGGGTGCTGGCGTCGATGACGTTGTGGTCGGCGGTGCTGCTGGTGAAGCTGTATCCGTTCTCGTTCGACAGCGCCGGCTCGGGCGGCGAAGGGCTGCTGTCGCTGTCGCCGCGATCGGGGACGACGGTGTTATGGCAGATCGCGATGTTCGTGCCGCTGGGGTTTGTCGAGGCGCAGCTGGCTCGGCGACTGCTGGAGGGCTTTTCCGCTGCGACATTGATGCTGGTGATGCTCGATGCGGGGCTGCTGAGCCTGGTTGGTGAGACGGTGCAATGGTGGCTGCCGACGCGGACGAGTTCGGTGATCGACCTGGCGGCAAACATGATCGGCGGTGTGGCGGGCTATTTGCTCTGCCAGCATCTAAACGACTGGCGGAATCGCGGTTGA
- a CDS encoding SDR family NAD(P)-dependent oxidoreductase — protein MPVSTEMFDLTGKVALVTGGTSGIGKAVAAAFVQHGAKVLVGSRNQEKVDAAAKELDGIADVSGEDPVAAGVSIDVANGGSVDRAVRKAVDLFGGLHIVVNSAGLMCKKPSFDLTDSDFNDLYNIHVTGSLRVAQSAGHIFREQHEGCIINLASISSFVDLVEVAAYASAKNAILGLTRSLANEWAKYGIRTNAIAPGFVPTDINRKMIEGTDRGRRIIEHTPMGRFGDSSEIAGGAVYLASPAGRFVNGHTIVIDGGYLASGIGDSVAPWEKDD, from the coding sequence ATGCCCGTTTCCACAGAAATGTTCGACCTCACCGGCAAAGTCGCCCTGGTCACCGGCGGGACGAGCGGCATCGGCAAAGCCGTCGCGGCCGCCTTCGTTCAGCACGGCGCGAAGGTGCTGGTGGGCTCACGCAACCAGGAGAAAGTCGACGCCGCCGCGAAGGAACTCGACGGCATTGCCGACGTCTCCGGCGAAGACCCGGTCGCCGCGGGCGTGTCGATCGACGTCGCCAACGGCGGCTCGGTCGATCGCGCGGTCCGCAAAGCGGTCGATCTGTTCGGCGGCCTGCACATCGTGGTCAACTCCGCCGGGCTGATGTGCAAAAAGCCCAGCTTCGACCTGACCGATTCAGATTTCAACGACCTTTACAACATCCATGTCACCGGCTCGCTGCGCGTCGCGCAGTCGGCGGGGCATATTTTCCGCGAGCAGCATGAAGGCTGCATCATCAACCTCGCGTCGATCAGCTCATTTGTCGACCTGGTGGAAGTGGCGGCGTACGCGAGCGCGAAGAACGCGATCCTCGGTCTGACGCGGAGCCTGGCGAACGAGTGGGCGAAGTATGGCATTCGCACGAACGCGATCGCGCCCGGCTTCGTGCCGACGGACATCAACCGCAAGATGATCGAGGGCACGGACCGCGGCCGACGCATCATTGAGCACACGCCGATGGGTCGCTTCGGCGATTCGAGCGAAATCGCAGGCGGAGCGGTGTACCTCGCCTCGCCCGCCGGCCGATTCGTCAACGGCCACACGATCGTGATCGACGGCGGCTACCTCGCCTCGGGCATCGGCGACAGCGTCGCGCCCTGGGAAAAAGACGACTGA
- a CDS encoding 4a-hydroxytetrahydrobiopterin dehydratase: MAEAMTDTQIQQALGDLPGWSYEQGKLQCKHEFAGFKEAMSFIVRVAFHAEEQGHHPEIFNVYNKVSLSLSTHDADGKVTEKDVKLAKAIASFDWRAPK, translated from the coding sequence ATGGCAGAGGCAATGACCGACACGCAGATTCAGCAGGCACTGGGCGACCTGCCCGGCTGGTCGTATGAGCAGGGCAAGCTGCAATGCAAGCACGAGTTCGCCGGGTTTAAGGAAGCGATGAGCTTCATTGTCCGCGTCGCGTTTCACGCTGAAGAACAGGGGCATCACCCGGAAATCTTCAACGTCTACAACAAAGTCTCACTGTCGCTGAGCACGCACGACGCGGACGGCAAGGTGACCGAAAAAGACGTGAAGCTGGCAAAGGCCATCGCAAGCTTCGACTGGCGTGCGCCGAAGTGA
- the rfaD gene encoding ADP-glyceromanno-heptose 6-epimerase, with protein sequence MNILITGGAGFVGSNLVRQLQSTQPDAELLVVDDFRSGSFANLADEHGQGFSYRGEVIARPLHELDLGGLVEDFQPTVIFHEASITDTTVTDQAQMIAHNVEPFGVLLSLAAEMQIKLVWASSAATYGTTANGATRARRPFHLNDAGQPANVYGFSKWLMENLARQTMGDYPGAHIVGLRYFNVFGPGESHKKHMASMIYQLAQKMLAGDRPRIFHDGEQARDHVYVKDVVECTLAGAEAGAVSGIYNVGTGTATSFNQIVASLNEALGTSYEPDYFQNPYSFYQDYTCADLSATKEGLDWEPAYTTHEAILEYADELKARHNASA encoded by the coding sequence ATGAACATCCTCATCACCGGCGGCGCCGGCTTCGTCGGCTCAAACCTCGTCCGCCAGCTCCAATCCACCCAGCCCGACGCCGAGTTGCTCGTCGTCGACGACTTCCGCTCCGGCAGCTTCGCCAACCTTGCCGACGAGCATGGACAGGGCTTCAGCTATCGCGGTGAAGTCATCGCCCGCCCCTTGCATGAGCTCGACCTCGGCGGCCTGGTCGAAGACTTCCAGCCCACCGTCATCTTCCACGAAGCCTCCATCACCGACACCACCGTCACCGACCAGGCGCAGATGATCGCCCACAACGTCGAGCCCTTCGGCGTCCTGCTCAGCCTCGCCGCCGAGATGCAGATCAAGCTCGTCTGGGCCTCCAGCGCCGCGACCTACGGCACGACCGCCAACGGCGCGACCCGGGCCCGCCGACCCTTCCACCTCAACGACGCCGGCCAACCCGCCAACGTCTACGGCTTCTCCAAGTGGCTCATGGAAAACCTCGCCCGACAAACCATGGGCGACTACCCCGGCGCTCACATCGTCGGCCTACGCTACTTCAACGTCTTCGGCCCCGGCGAAAGCCACAAAAAACACATGGCCAGCATGATCTACCAGCTCGCGCAGAAAATGCTCGCAGGCGATCGGCCGCGCATCTTCCACGACGGCGAACAGGCCCGCGACCACGTCTACGTCAAAGACGTTGTCGAGTGCACCCTCGCCGGCGCTGAAGCCGGCGCGGTCAGCGGCATCTACAACGTCGGCACGGGCACTGCCACCAGCTTCAACCAGATCGTCGCCTCACTGAACGAAGCACTGGGCACAAGCTACGAGCCCGACTATTTCCAAAACCCCTACAGCTTCTACCAGGACTACACCTGCGCCGACCTCAGCGCAACCAAGGAAGGCCTCGACTGGGAGCCGGCGTACACCACGCACGAAGCGATCCTCGAATACGCCGACGAACTCAAAGCCCGCCACAACGCCTCAGCGTAG
- the nrdR gene encoding transcriptional regulator NrdR, with translation MRCPYCGENDDKVIDSRAAEEGRAIRRRRRCLKCEKRFTTYEHIEALRRMWVIKKDGTRVPYDRQKLLVGLERACYKRPVPVEQLTQAVDDVEEELFRRRESEVDAVDIGHMLAERLKKIDQVAYVRFASVYKQFRDLEDLIDEVREVIESSDPGQPPNQGKLF, from the coding sequence ATGCGATGCCCTTACTGTGGTGAAAACGACGACAAGGTGATCGACTCCCGCGCGGCCGAGGAGGGGCGGGCGATCCGTCGGCGTCGGCGCTGCCTCAAGTGCGAAAAGCGGTTCACCACGTACGAACATATCGAAGCGCTGCGGCGGATGTGGGTGATCAAAAAGGACGGCACGCGTGTGCCTTACGATCGGCAGAAGCTGCTCGTGGGCCTCGAACGGGCCTGCTACAAACGGCCCGTGCCGGTCGAGCAGCTCACGCAAGCTGTCGACGATGTGGAGGAGGAGCTGTTCCGCCGACGCGAGTCGGAGGTGGACGCGGTGGACATCGGCCACATGCTGGCCGAGCGGCTGAAGAAGATCGACCAGGTCGCGTACGTGCGTTTCGCCAGTGTTTACAAGCAGTTCCGCGACCTCGAAGACCTGATCGACGAAGTCCGCGAGGTGATCGAGTCTTCCGACCCCGGGCAGCCGCCGAACCAGGGCAAGCTGTTCTGA
- a CDS encoding CBS domain-containing protein, producing the protein MPTAREVLKNKGSHVFSIGPQATAHEAALLMNEHKIGCLVVLDGGCIVGIFTERDMLRRVVARRLDPADALVGDVMTREVVCCQPDATLDDARSVIMHRRIRHLPVVDDRGRLNGLISIGDLNAWQITGQEIEIQYLHEYIHGRV; encoded by the coding sequence ATGCCCACTGCCCGAGAAGTGCTGAAAAACAAAGGCTCGCACGTGTTCAGCATCGGCCCGCAGGCGACCGCGCACGAGGCCGCGCTGCTGATGAACGAACACAAGATCGGCTGCCTCGTCGTGCTCGACGGCGGCTGTATTGTCGGCATCTTCACGGAACGCGACATGCTCCGCCGTGTCGTTGCGCGTCGGCTGGACCCGGCCGACGCATTGGTCGGCGATGTGATGACGCGCGAAGTGGTCTGCTGTCAGCCGGACGCGACCCTCGACGACGCGCGAAGCGTCATCATGCATCGACGCATCCGGCATTTGCCTGTCGTCGACGATCGCGGACGGCTGAATGGCCTGATCTCCATCGGCGACCTCAACGCCTGGCAGATCACCGGACAGGAAATCGAAATCCAGTATCTGCACGAATACATCCACGGCCGGGTGTGA
- a CDS encoding FkbM family methyltransferase — translation MRLTSPLAQYALLYGLRPFLRNPLLDRGKWYLFHRFNPRPGHDLTWERFGVRPSRMRGGTRIYCDLRHAADRWVYFTGEYEVILTRFVRQVVAPRWRFVDVGANVGKYTTLAAPLVNEVICIEPNPESRELLERNIALNRFANVTVHDVAVSDQAGEASLYQRGSNIGGASLLRVGTAATEHRVPVVRGDTLIEPSDRPTYLKVDVEGLEQRVLQGFDQLLRSPGGVVVQVEITDAWLRRAEGSAATLFEQMRARQLYPYLITAHSRIRTVPRLRPLDAPLPDFQYDVVFLPQPSAEAFWQWVESLKK, via the coding sequence ATGAGGCTCACCAGTCCACTGGCCCAGTATGCGTTGCTCTACGGCCTGCGTCCGTTTCTGCGAAATCCGCTGCTGGACCGCGGCAAGTGGTATCTGTTCCACCGGTTCAACCCTCGGCCGGGCCATGACCTGACATGGGAGCGGTTCGGCGTTCGGCCGTCACGCATGCGCGGCGGCACGCGAATCTACTGCGATCTCCGCCACGCCGCCGACCGCTGGGTCTATTTCACCGGCGAATACGAGGTCATCCTCACCCGCTTCGTCCGCCAGGTGGTCGCACCCCGGTGGCGGTTTGTCGATGTCGGGGCAAACGTGGGCAAGTACACCACGCTCGCCGCGCCGCTGGTCAATGAGGTGATCTGCATCGAGCCCAACCCCGAGTCGCGCGAGCTGCTCGAACGCAACATCGCGCTCAACCGATTTGCGAATGTGACCGTCCACGACGTGGCCGTGTCCGACCAGGCCGGCGAGGCATCGCTGTATCAGCGCGGCTCGAACATCGGCGGAGCGTCCCTGCTGAGAGTCGGCACGGCGGCGACGGAGCATCGCGTGCCGGTCGTGCGCGGCGACACGCTGATCGAGCCAAGCGATCGGCCGACGTACCTGAAGGTGGATGTGGAAGGGCTGGAGCAGCGCGTGTTGCAAGGCTTCGATCAACTGCTGCGCTCGCCCGGCGGCGTGGTGGTGCAGGTGGAGATCACCGATGCCTGGCTGCGGCGGGCCGAGGGCTCCGCAGCGACGTTGTTCGAGCAGATGCGGGCGCGGCAGCTATATCCCTACCTCATCACAGCCCATTCGCGAATCCGGACCGTGCCGCGCCTTCGGCCGTTGGACGCGCCGCTGCCGGACTTTCAGTATGACGTGGTTTTCCTGCCGCAGCCGAGCGCGGAGGCGTTCTGGCAATGGGTGGAATCGTTGAAGAAATAG
- the acs gene encoding acetate--CoA ligase, with the protein MSEGKSTTGGGAVESVQQETRKFPPPAGFASGAHINSMEQYEQMHRESLEDPDKFWGEKAAELHWFKKWSRVLEWNLPDAKWFIGGKLNACYNCVDRQVDAGQGDKTAIVWEGEPIENGQPEVRNLTYNDLKRETSKFANVLKSLGVKKGDRVTLYMPMVPELAIAMLACARVGAAHSIIFGGFSASAIKDRVEDAHSKVIITADGGWRRGKIVPLKQNVDDALEMTDVVENVVTLKRTDNEVAMKAGRDQWWHELMDGASDDCPCEEMDSEDLLFILYTSGTTGKPKGIMHTTGGYMVYTYLTSKYVFDLHPENEDELYWCTADIGWITGHSYIIYGILPNAVPTLMYEGGPNFPAEDRFWDIVERHKVTKFYTAPTAIRAFMKWGEEHVKKHDLSSLQLLGTVGEPINPEAWMWYHRMIGSERCPIVDTWWQTETGGHMLTPLPGATTAVPGSATRPFFGADVAVVEKDGTEVGPNESGLLVIRKPWPSMLRGIYGDRQRFIDTYWSEIEGFYFAGDGARKDGDGNIWVTGRVDDVINVSGHRLGTAEVESALVSHPSVAEAAVVGIPHEIKGTGIAAFVTLKGGQEPTDALKKELIAHVGKEIGAIAKPDQLRFAEGVPKTRSGKIMRRLLRELATSGEVKGDTTTLEDFNVIAKLKGKDEG; encoded by the coding sequence ATGTCCGAAGGTAAATCGACAACCGGTGGTGGCGCGGTGGAGTCCGTTCAACAGGAGACGCGGAAGTTTCCGCCGCCGGCAGGCTTTGCCAGCGGAGCGCACATCAACTCGATGGAACAGTACGAGCAGATGCACCGCGAATCGCTGGAAGACCCGGACAAGTTCTGGGGCGAAAAGGCAGCGGAACTGCACTGGTTCAAGAAGTGGTCGCGCGTGCTGGAGTGGAACCTGCCGGACGCGAAATGGTTCATCGGCGGCAAGCTCAACGCCTGCTACAACTGCGTTGACCGCCAGGTCGACGCCGGCCAGGGCGACAAGACCGCGATCGTCTGGGAAGGCGAGCCGATCGAAAATGGTCAGCCGGAGGTTCGCAACCTCACCTACAACGATCTGAAGCGCGAGACGAGCAAGTTCGCCAACGTGCTCAAGTCGCTTGGCGTGAAAAAGGGCGATCGCGTCACCCTGTACATGCCCATGGTGCCGGAACTGGCGATTGCCATGCTCGCGTGCGCCCGCGTCGGTGCAGCGCACTCGATCATCTTCGGCGGGTTCAGCGCCTCGGCCATCAAGGACCGCGTTGAGGACGCGCACAGCAAGGTCATCATCACCGCCGACGGCGGCTGGCGTCGCGGCAAGATCGTGCCCCTGAAGCAGAACGTCGACGATGCGCTTGAAATGACCGACGTGGTCGAAAACGTCGTCACGCTCAAGCGAACCGACAACGAAGTCGCCATGAAGGCCGGCCGAGACCAGTGGTGGCATGAACTGATGGACGGCGCGAGCGACGACTGCCCCTGTGAAGAAATGGACAGCGAAGACCTGCTGTTCATCCTTTACACCTCGGGCACGACGGGTAAGCCTAAGGGCATCATGCACACCACCGGCGGGTACATGGTCTACACGTATCTGACGAGCAAGTACGTGTTCGACCTGCATCCGGAAAATGAAGATGAGCTGTACTGGTGCACCGCGGACATTGGTTGGATCACCGGGCACAGCTACATCATCTACGGCATCCTGCCCAACGCCGTGCCGACGCTGATGTACGAAGGCGGGCCGAACTTCCCTGCGGAAGACCGCTTCTGGGACATCGTCGAACGGCATAAGGTGACGAAGTTTTACACGGCTCCGACAGCGATTCGCGCGTTTATGAAATGGGGCGAAGAGCATGTGAAGAAGCACGACCTGTCGAGCCTGCAACTGCTGGGCACGGTGGGCGAGCCAATCAACCCCGAAGCGTGGATGTGGTATCACCGCATGATCGGCAGCGAGCGCTGCCCGATTGTCGATACCTGGTGGCAGACGGAAACGGGCGGTCACATGCTTACGCCGCTGCCGGGCGCGACGACGGCGGTGCCGGGGTCGGCGACGCGGCCGTTCTTCGGCGCGGACGTGGCAGTGGTGGAGAAAGATGGCACGGAAGTGGGCCCGAACGAAAGCGGGCTGCTGGTGATCCGCAAGCCCTGGCCGAGCATGTTGCGGGGGATCTACGGCGATCGGCAGCGGTTTATCGACACGTACTGGTCGGAAATCGAAGGCTTCTACTTCGCGGGCGACGGCGCGCGGAAAGATGGCGATGGCAACATCTGGGTGACCGGCCGAGTGGACGACGTGATCAACGTCTCCGGCCATCGGCTCGGGACGGCCGAGGTCGAGTCGGCGCTCGTGTCTCACCCCTCGGTCGCGGAGGCGGCGGTGGTGGGCATCCCGCACGAGATCAAGGGCACGGGCATCGCTGCGTTCGTGACGCTCAAGGGCGGGCAGGAGCCCACCGACGCGTTGAAGAAGGAGCTGATTGCCCACGTAGGCAAAGAGATCGGCGCGATCGCCAAGCCCGACCAGCTGCGCTTCGCCGAGGGCGTGCCGAAGACCCGCAGCGGCAAGATCATGCGACGTCTGCTGCGCGAGTTGGCGACCAGCGGCGAAGTGAAGGGCGACACGACCACGCTTGAAGACTTTAACGTCATCGCGAAGCTCAAGGGCAAAGACGAAGGGTAA